One genomic region from Aggregicoccus sp. 17bor-14 encodes:
- a CDS encoding carboxypeptidase-like regulatory domain-containing protein: MRLSASIPALAVALLSALVVTACGEGPTATVSGTVRTSTGAAIAGASVTSGSVTATTDADGRFELQRLPVGRVTLSTSAPRFDARSEDLSLVEGSNAHDVVLLDQTLFTHGEVRAYLPLGVAQYRAAIVFLPGLKDPATGNPLDSRDLVSGTWKGKCSIWCSPSVMEEVRQRSLALAGGQVALVGTTTLVEQPASYETLLTALSALGTQSLHPELESIPLLFVGHSMGGCTAYGFSRAHGARVAGFITMKGACHDLGPAQAAASVPGYFLVGGADEDYRRENITAVFEAGRAAGAPWAVSVDALGHDPMADLEQMFDWMDTVLTARLPESAGAPLRAVTETAGWLGDRETGAISTYACYGSTPSSASWLPSEETALHWQETAQGTGVVRSCSR, encoded by the coding sequence ATGCGGCTCTCCGCATCCATCCCTGCGCTGGCAGTGGCGCTGCTCTCTGCGCTCGTCGTGACCGCGTGCGGGGAGGGCCCGACCGCGACCGTGTCCGGCACCGTGAGGACCTCCACCGGAGCCGCCATCGCGGGCGCCTCGGTGACGAGTGGAAGCGTGACCGCGACCACCGACGCCGATGGACGCTTCGAGCTCCAGAGGCTGCCCGTCGGCCGCGTCACCCTCAGCACGAGCGCTCCGCGCTTCGACGCACGCTCCGAGGACCTCAGCCTGGTCGAGGGGAGCAACGCCCACGACGTCGTGCTGCTGGACCAGACGCTCTTCACGCACGGGGAGGTGCGCGCCTACCTGCCCCTCGGCGTCGCCCAGTACAGGGCGGCGATCGTCTTCCTGCCGGGCCTGAAGGACCCCGCCACCGGTAACCCCTTGGACTCGCGTGACCTCGTGAGTGGGACCTGGAAGGGGAAGTGCAGCATCTGGTGCTCGCCCTCCGTGATGGAGGAGGTGAGGCAGCGCTCCCTCGCGCTCGCCGGCGGGCAGGTGGCACTCGTCGGAACGACGACCCTGGTCGAGCAGCCGGCAAGCTACGAGACGCTGCTCACGGCGCTCTCCGCGCTGGGCACGCAGAGCCTTCATCCGGAGCTCGAGAGCATTCCCCTCCTGTTCGTCGGGCACTCGATGGGCGGGTGCACCGCGTACGGCTTCAGCCGTGCGCACGGCGCCCGGGTGGCCGGGTTCATCACCATGAAGGGCGCCTGCCACGACCTGGGCCCCGCGCAGGCCGCGGCCTCGGTGCCGGGCTACTTCCTCGTTGGAGGAGCGGACGAGGACTACCGGCGCGAGAACATCACCGCCGTCTTCGAGGCCGGCCGGGCGGCCGGGGCGCCCTGGGCCGTCTCGGTCGATGCGCTGGGCCACGACCCGATGGCCGACCTGGAGCAGATGTTCGACTGGATGGACACCGTCCTCACGGCCCGCCTGCCGGAGAGCGCGGGGGCGCCGCTGCGTGCGGTGACGGAGACGGCCGGCTGGCTCGGCGACCGCGAGACCGGCGCGATCTCGACCTATGCGTGCTACGGCTCCACGCCGTCGAGTGCGAGCTGGCTGCCCTCCGAGGAGACGGCGCTCCACTGGCAGGAGACGGCGCAGGGAACCGGCGTCGTCAGGAGCTGCTCCCGCTGA
- a CDS encoding MBL fold metallo-hydrolase, with protein MISTAGCGTAGDDSQAPVAQQATVGKAAQALGNQDICLSAAPIVGPARKIFQLNDHLIAFYDGRNTERLTPDANWVDDAANKLGVATYAIYKGNEAIVFDTFPTIDQARWQRATLESMGITKFTVVTSHWHNDHIAGNEVYADSKILMTARGLQFMTDNKADLEAGTSLFGPPAINPVVLPNDTYVGERTLHVGDITVELHQLNVHSPDETVILLPADRILLSGDTTEDSIPYLVEYADLKLHITGLKAMAKWTSFDRILPNHGNPDRIQTGGYDKSFIDATQTYITNMVNGATKAGFLDAPVEEFAGKALRSCDVSLYDGYLDVHEYNKQGVAAVWGMKHTRTAP; from the coding sequence ATGATTTCAACCGCCGGCTGCGGCACCGCGGGCGATGACTCGCAGGCGCCCGTCGCTCAGCAGGCCACCGTCGGCAAGGCGGCCCAGGCGCTCGGCAACCAGGACATCTGCCTCTCTGCTGCGCCCATCGTCGGGCCCGCGCGGAAGATCTTCCAGCTCAACGACCACCTCATCGCCTTCTACGACGGCCGCAACACCGAGCGCCTGACGCCGGACGCGAACTGGGTGGACGACGCGGCGAACAAGCTGGGCGTCGCCACGTACGCCATCTACAAGGGCAACGAGGCGATCGTCTTCGACACCTTCCCGACCATCGACCAGGCCCGGTGGCAGCGCGCCACGCTCGAGTCCATGGGCATCACGAAGTTCACGGTCGTCACCAGCCACTGGCACAACGACCACATCGCGGGCAACGAGGTCTACGCGGACAGCAAGATCCTCATGACCGCCCGCGGCCTGCAGTTCATGACGGACAACAAGGCCGACCTCGAGGCCGGCACGTCCCTGTTCGGTCCGCCGGCGATCAACCCGGTGGTGCTGCCGAACGACACCTACGTGGGTGAGCGCACCCTGCACGTGGGCGACATCACGGTGGAGCTGCACCAGCTGAACGTCCACAGCCCGGACGAGACCGTGATCCTGCTCCCGGCCGACCGCATCCTGCTCTCGGGCGACACCACCGAGGACAGCATCCCCTACCTGGTCGAGTACGCCGACCTGAAGCTCCACATCACCGGCCTGAAGGCGATGGCCAAGTGGACCTCGTTCGATCGCATCCTGCCGAACCACGGCAACCCGGACCGCATCCAGACCGGCGGCTACGACAAGAGCTTCATCGACGCGACGCAGACGTACATCACCAACATGGTGAACGGCGCCACGAAGGCCGGCTTCCTGGACGCGCCGGTGGAGGAGTTCGCGGGCAAGGCGCTGCGCTCCTGCGACGTCAGCCTGTACGACGGTTACCTCGACGTGCACGAGTACAACAAGCAGGGCGTGGCCGCCGTCTGGGGCATGAAGCACACGCGCACCGCGCCGTAA
- a CDS encoding GGDEF domain-containing protein, which yields MTPAPLGQNQGPAWWPLALVRESGRHAGVRRVALAWVTVGLFAIVTALLEAHFDWSGIPVPVGGATVSVSFYPPLLVTLLLALWLGPTWGSIPAYLSTLVSALYAGLPWQVAALFAFATPVELVIVWGSMVVLDVHPDLQRRRDVWRFVAVATIAAIASSLAGLIWIDARGLDLLAGERIWQGWIIGDILQMCVFAPPLLRVFGPRVRGWVDRQFPLPPRYAFSYTRSVGLVVVIVLLMTAIVFQGVGMITQSLHIAADARTPSGELLLPRLREILYFMALLVLVAIVTTTTFASAIARHGEREQNVGRHDALTGALNRRAFYPAFEKELDRSQRLGLGLSVIFFDVDRFKTLNDSFGHEMGDEVLRQLVRRVQSVMREHDLLFRWGGEEFVILLPHTAPADAPHLAERVRAAVAAVPLVQQYVANPLTVTLSLGTAGTAHRDADPHALVARADQACYRAKQHGRNRVEMAEAAAPELGPELARKLA from the coding sequence GTGACCCCAGCCCCGCTCGGTCAGAACCAGGGACCGGCGTGGTGGCCACTCGCGCTCGTGCGCGAGAGCGGCCGCCACGCGGGTGTGCGGCGCGTGGCGCTGGCGTGGGTCACCGTGGGGCTCTTCGCCATCGTGACGGCGCTGCTCGAGGCGCACTTCGACTGGAGCGGCATTCCGGTGCCGGTCGGCGGGGCCACGGTGAGCGTGAGCTTCTACCCGCCGCTGCTCGTCACGCTGCTGCTCGCGCTGTGGCTGGGCCCCACCTGGGGCAGCATCCCCGCCTACCTCTCCACCCTGGTGAGCGCGCTCTACGCGGGCCTGCCCTGGCAGGTGGCGGCGCTGTTCGCATTCGCCACGCCCGTGGAGCTGGTCATCGTCTGGGGCTCGATGGTGGTGCTCGACGTGCACCCCGACCTCCAGCGGCGGCGCGACGTGTGGCGCTTCGTGGCGGTGGCCACCATCGCCGCGATCGCCAGCTCGCTCGCGGGCCTCATCTGGATCGACGCGAGGGGGCTGGACCTCCTCGCCGGCGAGCGCATCTGGCAGGGATGGATCATCGGCGACATCCTGCAGATGTGCGTGTTCGCGCCGCCGCTGCTGCGCGTCTTCGGGCCGCGGGTGCGCGGCTGGGTGGACCGGCAGTTCCCGCTGCCGCCGCGCTACGCCTTCAGCTACACGCGCAGCGTGGGGCTCGTGGTGGTCATCGTGCTGCTGATGACCGCCATCGTGTTCCAGGGCGTGGGCATGATCACGCAGTCGCTGCACATCGCGGCCGACGCCCGCACGCCCAGCGGCGAGCTGCTGCTGCCGCGCCTGCGCGAGATCCTCTACTTCATGGCGCTGCTCGTGCTGGTGGCCATCGTCACCACCACCACCTTCGCGAGCGCCATCGCGCGCCACGGCGAGCGCGAGCAGAACGTGGGCCGGCACGATGCGCTCACGGGCGCGCTCAACCGCCGCGCGTTCTACCCGGCCTTCGAGAAGGAGCTCGACCGCAGCCAGCGCCTCGGCCTCGGCCTGTCGGTCATCTTCTTCGACGTCGACCGCTTCAAGACCCTCAACGACAGCTTCGGCCACGAGATGGGCGACGAGGTGCTGCGCCAGCTCGTGCGCCGCGTGCAGAGCGTGATGCGCGAGCACGACCTGCTGTTCCGCTGGGGCGGCGAGGAGTTCGTCATCCTGCTGCCGCACACGGCGCCGGCGGACGCGCCGCACCTCGCCGAGCGCGTCCGGGCCGCCGTGGCCGCGGTGCCGCTGGTGCAGCAGTACGTCGCCAACCCCCTCACGGTGACGCTGAGCCTCGGCACCGCCGGCACGGCCCACCGCGACGCGGACCCCCACGCGCTGGTGGCACGCGCGGACCAGGCCTGCTACCGGGCCAAGCAGCACGGCCGCAACCGCGTCGAGATGGCCGAGGCGGCCGCGCCGGAGCTCGGGCCAGAGCTCGCACGCAAGCTCGCGTAG
- a CDS encoding outer membrane beta-barrel protein → MQVRGAVKAWVVGCVLLGAQGAAAQDGEQEAQGRLAARWSVGAGIGYSGFTLVGGPFLSSSTLGTLGGVSGLAGRTSLEYLLGENLALVLGGSGSYARSTLESSDPGVVLPEPQTAYGFTASVGLRGFVASAGATRFSVYGLLNAGGARSEAPSSNTARDERMRGVFVSAGFGVEHPLLERLSLRVSADMLSVGRNSYRRTSVAFEGAPESELRSAVTSATLYLAPSLELRLAF, encoded by the coding sequence ATGCAGGTGCGAGGCGCAGTGAAGGCGTGGGTGGTGGGCTGCGTGCTGCTGGGCGCGCAGGGGGCGGCGGCGCAGGACGGAGAGCAGGAGGCGCAGGGGCGACTCGCTGCGCGCTGGTCGGTGGGCGCGGGCATCGGCTACTCCGGCTTCACCCTGGTGGGCGGCCCCTTCCTCTCCTCCAGCACCCTGGGCACGCTCGGAGGCGTGAGCGGGCTGGCCGGGCGCACCTCGCTCGAGTACCTGCTGGGCGAGAACCTCGCGCTGGTGCTCGGGGGCTCCGGCTCCTACGCGCGCTCCACCCTCGAGTCGTCGGACCCGGGGGTGGTGCTGCCCGAGCCGCAGACCGCCTATGGCTTCACCGCGAGCGTAGGCCTGCGCGGCTTCGTGGCGAGCGCGGGCGCCACCCGCTTCTCCGTGTACGGCCTGCTCAACGCGGGCGGCGCGCGCAGCGAGGCACCCTCTTCCAACACGGCACGCGACGAGCGCATGCGCGGCGTCTTCGTCAGCGCCGGCTTCGGCGTGGAGCACCCGCTGCTCGAGCGCCTGAGCCTGCGGGTGAGCGCAGACATGCTCAGCGTGGGCCGCAACAGCTACCGCCGCACCTCCGTCGCTTTCGAGGGGGCTCCGGAGAGCGAGCTGCGCAGCGCCGTCACCAGTGCGACGCTCTACCTCGCGCCCAGCCTCGAGCTGCGGCTCGCGTTCTAG
- a CDS encoding DUF6600 domain-containing protein: MRHAVDVSAVALLLFLGGGGMAREAQAEDSFTRRLRAPAAPFVTELAPYGDWLDVEPFGTVWRPSEHEVGADFIPYASRGRWAYAPVGWVFLSDWSWGWATFHYGYWLFDPSLGWLWVPGTQWAPAWVAWRVGGGIVGWAPLGPPAWDWPPRWCFTSARDFTDPFVSSHLFPHDRHYTGLTRPLPRAPAQGGRTWPVGPEPSEIAVRDDARVPTVGLQPPAEGRVARVETGPVVEQPPSALGGEWGPQRTTREEPVGKPRREREPQAPERPSTPPAPTAVTLPMPPPPAENSTPRRGDPADDEGLSRAEQHRRALDLDAEEAQGTGGAAPVAEPSAVAPAQPPPSSAAGSAHAPSPAERHGPSEPAAQPAFAPSTPPPASAPSPSPSAGAASAPMAPPAPPPPPVAEPPASSSTHEPSPSTAASAGTHVERSHAESGK; the protein is encoded by the coding sequence ATGAGGCACGCGGTGGATGTGAGCGCAGTGGCGCTGCTGCTCTTCCTGGGCGGCGGTGGGATGGCGAGGGAGGCGCAGGCGGAGGACTCGTTCACGCGGCGCCTCCGCGCTCCCGCGGCGCCCTTCGTCACCGAGCTCGCGCCGTACGGGGACTGGCTCGACGTGGAGCCCTTCGGAACGGTGTGGCGGCCCTCCGAGCACGAGGTGGGCGCGGACTTCATCCCCTACGCCTCGCGCGGCCGCTGGGCCTATGCCCCCGTGGGCTGGGTCTTCCTCAGTGACTGGTCCTGGGGCTGGGCCACCTTCCACTACGGCTACTGGCTCTTCGACCCGAGCCTCGGCTGGCTGTGGGTGCCGGGCACGCAGTGGGCGCCCGCCTGGGTGGCGTGGCGCGTCGGCGGCGGCATCGTGGGATGGGCGCCCCTGGGGCCGCCCGCCTGGGACTGGCCCCCGCGCTGGTGCTTCACCTCCGCGCGCGACTTCACCGACCCCTTCGTCTCGAGCCACCTCTTCCCGCACGACCGGCACTACACCGGGCTGACACGGCCGCTGCCGCGCGCCCCCGCGCAGGGCGGAAGGACCTGGCCCGTGGGGCCGGAGCCTTCGGAGATCGCGGTGCGCGACGATGCCCGCGTGCCCACCGTGGGGCTGCAGCCTCCTGCCGAGGGGCGCGTGGCCCGGGTGGAGACAGGGCCCGTGGTGGAGCAGCCGCCCAGCGCGCTCGGGGGCGAGTGGGGACCGCAGCGCACCACGCGCGAGGAGCCCGTGGGCAAGCCCCGCAGGGAGCGGGAGCCGCAGGCCCCAGAGCGCCCCTCCACCCCGCCGGCACCCACTGCGGTGACGCTGCCCATGCCGCCGCCTCCCGCCGAGAACTCGACGCCCCGCCGCGGCGACCCGGCGGATGACGAGGGCCTCTCGCGGGCCGAGCAGCACCGCCGCGCGCTGGACCTGGACGCGGAGGAGGCGCAGGGGACGGGCGGGGCCGCGCCGGTGGCCGAGCCCAGCGCCGTCGCGCCCGCGCAGCCCCCGCCCTCCAGCGCAGCGGGCAGCGCCCACGCGCCCTCGCCCGCCGAGCGCCACGGGCCGAGCGAGCCGGCCGCGCAGCCGGCCTTCGCGCCGAGCACGCCGCCGCCCGCGAGCGCACCGTCACCGTCACCGTCGGCCGGGGCCGCCTCCGCGCCGATGGCGCCACCCGCCCCGCCGCCTCCGCCCGTGGCCGAGCCACCCGCCAGCTCCTCCACCCACGAGCCCAGCCCGTCCACCGCTGCCTCCGCCGGGACACACGTGGAGCGCTCGCACGCAGAGAGCGGGAAGTAG
- a CDS encoding alkaline phosphatase, with amino-acid sequence MALNRREFVQLAAAMGASLAWGGSARASTTGWQERRDLYPEGVASGDPDPSSVILWTRRPFESGRQRVLTVEVAEDNAFQRVVAKAPAPVSAESDWTTRVLVGRLKPARVYWYRFTDGEGNGSRIGRTITAPSANDPRPVNFAFVSCQSVNEGKLNGYRRMIFEDERAAPADQLGFVLHLGDFIYEVVEYPDEVPTRYDRTIYDVGRIPDGGQSSNFHYPLTVEGYRVVYKGYLADPDLQDARARWPFVAIWDNHEFSWQGRQSIVQAGGAPRPGQTVKVAANQAWFEYIPARVKAPSGSLDTFGAVAVKNVPIDAWDDSGLGTEPNNLKAIHSLIAYRSLRYGQHLELLLTDQHSFRGDDPTDAEGVEKIYDPAFNGMFSEPAMLALDAGRTFNGGKPPAELRFGDTRIPNPRKDSPPRTLLGTRQKKWFMDQLRRSRATWKIWGNSLGALDERADPQNLPDGLTKQKWPAHTFAQFGSGDYGSAYHERGEIYDLVRDAKITGFAIVSGDRHSFWAGYAAALLPPAKFEPVGLSFVGASLASPGAMESFEHKLPKDHPLRALFLADRPGGKPEWTYNMLLKHGVRSCLEYARSFDLKRAHAVSNPELSPHLEFVDMGGHGYATVRLTRTEIRTEFVCIPRPITRSDRPDGGPLRYRVVHTASLWKPGERPSLRQQVLEGDPGLSI; translated from the coding sequence ATGGCGCTCAATCGACGCGAGTTCGTTCAACTGGCCGCAGCGATGGGGGCCTCGCTGGCGTGGGGCGGCTCGGCTCGAGCGTCCACCACCGGCTGGCAGGAGCGGCGCGACCTCTATCCGGAGGGCGTCGCGTCCGGCGATCCCGATCCGAGCAGCGTGATCCTCTGGACCCGGCGGCCGTTCGAGTCGGGCCGCCAGCGTGTGCTCACGGTGGAGGTCGCCGAGGACAATGCGTTCCAGCGGGTCGTGGCCAAAGCGCCCGCGCCGGTCTCGGCGGAGTCGGACTGGACGACGCGCGTGCTGGTCGGTCGGCTGAAGCCTGCGCGCGTCTACTGGTACCGGTTCACCGATGGCGAGGGGAACGGGAGCCGCATCGGCCGGACGATCACCGCGCCGTCGGCCAACGATCCACGGCCGGTCAACTTCGCCTTCGTCAGCTGCCAGAGCGTCAACGAGGGCAAGCTCAACGGCTATCGCCGGATGATCTTCGAGGACGAGCGCGCCGCGCCCGCCGACCAGCTCGGCTTCGTCCTCCACCTCGGCGACTTCATCTACGAGGTCGTCGAGTATCCCGACGAGGTGCCGACGCGCTACGACCGCACCATCTACGACGTCGGCCGGATTCCCGATGGGGGTCAGAGCAGCAACTTCCACTACCCGCTCACGGTCGAGGGCTATCGGGTCGTCTACAAGGGCTACCTTGCCGATCCCGACCTCCAGGACGCGCGGGCGCGGTGGCCCTTCGTCGCCATCTGGGACAACCATGAGTTCTCGTGGCAGGGCCGGCAGAGCATCGTCCAGGCCGGGGGCGCGCCGCGGCCGGGCCAGACCGTCAAGGTCGCCGCGAACCAGGCCTGGTTCGAGTACATCCCCGCGCGCGTGAAGGCGCCGAGCGGCTCGCTCGACACCTTCGGCGCGGTGGCGGTGAAGAACGTGCCGATCGACGCGTGGGACGACAGTGGTCTCGGGACCGAGCCCAACAACCTGAAGGCCATCCACAGCCTGATCGCCTACCGGTCACTGCGCTACGGCCAGCACCTCGAGCTCCTCCTCACGGACCAGCACAGCTTCCGCGGCGACGACCCGACGGACGCGGAGGGCGTCGAGAAGATCTACGACCCGGCCTTCAACGGGATGTTCTCGGAGCCAGCGATGCTCGCGCTCGACGCCGGCCGCACCTTCAACGGCGGCAAGCCGCCCGCCGAGCTGCGCTTCGGCGACACGCGCATCCCGAACCCGCGAAAGGACTCACCGCCGCGCACCCTCCTCGGGACCCGTCAGAAGAAGTGGTTCATGGACCAGCTGCGCCGGTCCAGGGCCACCTGGAAGATCTGGGGCAACTCGCTGGGGGCCCTCGACGAGCGGGCCGACCCGCAGAACCTTCCGGATGGACTGACGAAGCAGAAGTGGCCGGCCCACACCTTCGCCCAGTTCGGCAGCGGCGACTACGGCAGCGCCTACCACGAGCGCGGCGAGATCTACGACCTCGTCCGCGACGCGAAGATCACCGGCTTCGCGATCGTGTCGGGCGACCGGCACAGCTTCTGGGCCGGCTATGCCGCCGCCCTGTTGCCACCCGCGAAGTTCGAGCCGGTCGGGCTCAGCTTCGTCGGCGCCTCGCTGGCCAGCCCCGGAGCGATGGAGTCCTTCGAGCACAAGCTCCCCAAGGACCATCCGCTCCGCGCGCTCTTCCTCGCCGATCGGCCGGGGGGAAAGCCCGAGTGGACCTACAACATGCTGCTGAAGCACGGCGTCCGCTCGTGCCTCGAGTACGCCCGGAGCTTCGACCTGAAGCGCGCCCACGCCGTCTCCAACCCGGAGCTCTCCCCGCACCTCGAGTTCGTGGACATGGGCGGTCACGGCTACGCGACGGTGCGGCTCACCCGCACCGAGATTCGGACCGAGTTCGTCTGCATTCCACGCCCGATCACCCGCAGCGACCGCCCCGATGGCGGTCCTCTTCGCTACCGGGTCGTCCACACGGCATCGCTCTGGAAGCCGGGCGAGCGCCCTTCGCTGCGCCAGCAGGTCCTCGAGGGCGATCCCGGCCTCTCGATCTGA
- a CDS encoding amidohydrolase family protein, translating to MPSRSPRPWAPLIGALLLCCVSLPARGQARPAAAPGRLALRAARLFDGRSDRVLPNAVVLVEGARIRAVGTGLPIPAGTRIIDLGDVTLLPGLIDAHSHLLLEVGPEEGGDPLLATVAQRSTAERALLGAKLGREMLEAGVTTVRDVGNSGVNGDVALRNAIGRGWVQGPRISACTRALAPHGGQLPALQPAAQSLVEQEYVTVSGVEEARRAVRQAIVDGADCIKVIVDNGHTLLSLEELKVIVEEAHRMKRPVATHTTTEESARLAVQAGVDSIEHGYVLPEDVLGPMARKHIFLVPTDGPAEVCDSLAAPTGDAQRQRARQERCKQAFARAHDRLRRAVAAGVRIAAGSDLYDVRPGLTRGQASVRWITAYAEAGLRPVDILRAATLNAAELLRVQDQVGSLEPDKLADLVAVAGDPLKDIRALEQVRLVVKDGQVVLDAR from the coding sequence TTGCCCTCCCGTTCCCCCCGCCCGTGGGCGCCGCTCATCGGTGCGCTCCTCCTGTGCTGCGTCTCCCTGCCTGCGCGGGGTCAGGCGCGCCCGGCTGCCGCGCCCGGGCGCCTCGCGCTGCGCGCCGCGAGGCTCTTCGACGGGCGGAGTGACCGGGTGCTGCCGAACGCGGTGGTGCTCGTCGAGGGTGCGCGCATCCGGGCCGTGGGCACGGGGCTCCCCATTCCCGCGGGGACCCGGATCATCGACCTGGGCGACGTGACCCTGCTGCCCGGGTTGATCGACGCGCACTCGCACCTGCTGCTGGAGGTGGGCCCGGAGGAGGGCGGTGACCCGCTGCTCGCCACCGTGGCCCAGCGCAGCACCGCCGAGCGCGCGCTGCTGGGCGCGAAGCTCGGCCGCGAGATGCTCGAGGCGGGGGTCACCACGGTGCGCGACGTGGGCAACTCCGGGGTCAACGGCGACGTGGCGCTGCGCAACGCCATCGGGCGCGGCTGGGTGCAGGGCCCGCGCATCTCCGCCTGCACCCGCGCACTCGCGCCCCACGGCGGGCAGCTCCCCGCGCTCCAGCCCGCGGCCCAGTCCCTCGTCGAGCAGGAGTACGTCACCGTCTCCGGGGTGGAGGAGGCCCGGCGCGCCGTGCGCCAGGCAATCGTGGACGGCGCGGACTGCATCAAGGTCATCGTCGACAACGGGCACACCCTCCTGTCGCTGGAGGAGCTGAAGGTCATCGTCGAGGAGGCCCACCGCATGAAGCGCCCGGTGGCGACGCACACCACCACCGAGGAGAGCGCGCGCCTCGCGGTGCAGGCGGGCGTCGACTCCATCGAGCATGGCTACGTGCTCCCCGAGGACGTGCTGGGGCCCATGGCGCGCAAGCACATCTTCCTCGTGCCGACGGACGGCCCGGCGGAGGTCTGCGACTCGCTCGCGGCGCCCACCGGCGATGCGCAGCGCCAGCGCGCGAGGCAGGAGCGCTGCAAGCAGGCCTTCGCGAGGGCGCATGATCGCCTCCGCCGTGCAGTGGCCGCCGGCGTGCGGATCGCCGCCGGCTCGGACCTGTACGACGTGAGGCCCGGGCTGACGCGGGGGCAGGCGAGCGTGAGGTGGATCACCGCCTACGCCGAGGCGGGCCTCCGGCCCGTGGACATCCTGCGCGCGGCGACGCTGAACGCCGCGGAGCTGCTGCGCGTGCAGGACCAGGTGGGCTCGCTCGAGCCGGACAAGCTCGCGGACCTCGTCGCCGTCGCGGGCGACCCGCTGAAGGACATCCGCGCGCTGGAGCAGGTGCGGCTCGTGGTGAAGGACGGGCAGGTGGTCCTGGACGCCCGCTGA
- a CDS encoding CotH kinase family protein: MKRTSVLLFVVVSGVLLAACGAPAAPEGAPAVPPPAPLPTPSTSPGDGVPPEAQDLPPLPPGPPGAWLPERDAQGWPRLQAELAHYRLDLAPADLELLYTHLWDEDLQVPGRFTAYGRTWAVQVSLRGQSTRKAPKKSFQVRFDKDDRFMQRKRIELLAEYADAGALSEKLWYDTAGLLGLQAPLARFVTLEVNGEQLGVMTELEAVTKDFLVAHGLDADGDVYRCGMYNCDLTEQPPPYSYQEPWDKRTNEDAPWDGLNALLSQLNRTPPQDFAAWLTRRFDVEGFLTWMALDAFIANDYQTDARSFLVYEPRTGQWRYVPWDLNNAWSHLRRDQPADQRPWVGLPVPSFTAWDPTAYELAEFRQGLGATEMRPAWCTLRTRILMDPTLRARYAERLRTLLAGPLSEAQLGARIDATAALLAGPLAEDPFALPDYTAASAPFLRRFVRERRDFLQQQLSALEQIAQTGPLKLDRAGRDAQGRLFVQVLNTGAEPVSLGGLYLTGALRDVKQAPPLPALTLQPGTWATFWERPAEGELALGAQVDPQRPELGLYTADAHHPLDLLWLPPQAPGEALARSPRGAEHYVRLTDGAGTP; the protein is encoded by the coding sequence ATGAAGCGCACGTCCGTCCTCCTGTTCGTCGTCGTCTCCGGTGTCCTGCTCGCCGCCTGTGGGGCGCCTGCCGCTCCCGAAGGCGCCCCCGCAGTGCCCCCGCCGGCGCCGCTGCCCACCCCCTCCACCTCGCCCGGGGACGGGGTGCCGCCGGAGGCGCAGGACCTCCCGCCGCTCCCGCCCGGGCCTCCCGGCGCGTGGCTGCCGGAGCGCGACGCGCAGGGCTGGCCGCGGCTGCAGGCGGAGCTCGCCCACTACCGGCTGGACCTGGCCCCGGCGGACCTGGAGCTCCTCTACACGCATCTGTGGGACGAGGACCTGCAGGTGCCCGGACGCTTCACCGCCTACGGGCGCACCTGGGCCGTGCAGGTGTCCCTGCGCGGGCAGTCCACGCGCAAGGCGCCGAAGAAGAGCTTCCAGGTGCGCTTCGACAAGGACGACCGCTTCATGCAGCGCAAGCGCATCGAGCTGCTCGCCGAGTACGCGGACGCAGGCGCCCTCTCGGAGAAGCTCTGGTACGACACCGCGGGCCTGCTGGGCCTGCAGGCACCGCTCGCGCGCTTCGTCACGCTGGAGGTGAACGGAGAGCAGCTGGGGGTGATGACCGAGCTGGAGGCGGTGACGAAGGACTTCCTCGTCGCGCACGGGCTGGATGCGGACGGGGACGTGTACCGCTGCGGCATGTACAACTGCGACCTCACCGAGCAGCCTCCGCCCTACAGCTACCAGGAGCCCTGGGACAAGCGCACGAACGAGGACGCGCCCTGGGACGGGCTGAACGCGCTGCTCTCCCAGCTCAACCGCACGCCGCCCCAGGACTTCGCCGCGTGGCTCACGCGCCGCTTCGACGTGGAGGGCTTCCTCACCTGGATGGCGCTGGATGCCTTCATCGCCAACGACTACCAGACGGATGCGCGCAGCTTCCTGGTGTACGAGCCGCGCACCGGCCAGTGGCGCTACGTGCCCTGGGACCTGAACAACGCCTGGTCCCACCTGCGCCGCGACCAGCCCGCGGACCAGCGCCCCTGGGTGGGGCTCCCGGTGCCCAGCTTCACCGCGTGGGACCCCACGGCCTACGAGCTCGCCGAGTTCCGCCAGGGCCTGGGCGCCACGGAGATGCGCCCGGCCTGGTGCACCCTGCGCACCCGCATCCTCATGGACCCCACCTTGCGCGCCCGCTACGCGGAGCGCCTGCGCACGCTGCTCGCGGGGCCGCTGAGCGAGGCGCAGCTGGGCGCGCGCATCGACGCCACCGCGGCGCTGCTCGCGGGGCCGCTGGCCGAGGACCCCTTCGCGCTGCCCGACTACACGGCCGCGAGCGCGCCCTTCCTGCGCCGCTTCGTGCGCGAGCGCCGCGACTTCCTGCAGCAGCAGCTCTCCGCGCTGGAGCAGATTGCGCAGACCGGCCCGCTGAAGCTGGACCGCGCGGGGCGCGATGCGCAGGGCCGCCTCTTCGTGCAGGTGCTCAACACGGGCGCGGAGCCCGTGTCGCTCGGGGGCCTCTACCTCACCGGCGCGCTGCGCGACGTGAAGCAGGCGCCGCCCCTGCCCGCGCTCACGCTGCAGCCGGGCACCTGGGCCACCTTCTGGGAGCGCCCGGCCGAGGGCGAGCTCGCGCTGGGCGCGCAGGTGGACCCGCAGCGGCCCGAGCTGGGGCTGTACACCGCGGACGCGCACCACCCTCTGGACCTGCTGTGGCTGCCGCCGCAGGCGCCCGGCGAGGCGCTCGCGCGCAGCCCCCGCGGCGCCGAGCACTACGTGCGGCTGACGGACGGCGCCGGCACGCCCTGA